One Mauremys reevesii isolate NIE-2019 linkage group 5, ASM1616193v1, whole genome shotgun sequence genomic window carries:
- the EPGN gene encoding epigen, translating to MALGMLIYILLRAMVALGEEAAITVSSLTTDLWNSWAKNNTEDYTEEPVALKFMQSCLEDYDSYCINGLCAFHSELKKPICRCLTGYNGERCEHLTLNSYALNSYEHYIAVGIGAGMLLSGIIALIYCYVRKRERHSVWRKTTMCLSTL from the exons ATGGCTCTTGGAATGCTAATATATATTTTGCTAAGAG CAATGGTAGCACTGGGTGAAGAGGCAGCTATTACTGTTTCATCGCTAACCACAGACCTATGGAATAGCTGGGCAAAAAACAACACAGAAG ACTACACCGAGGAACCTGTTGCTCTGAAGTTTATGCAATCCTGTCTTGAAGACTACGACAGTTATTGTATTAATGGCCTCTGTGCTTTTCATAGTGAACTCAAGAAACCCATATGCAG gtgCCTGACAGGTTACAACGGCGAAAGATGTGAACACTTGACGTTGAATTCGTATGCGCTTAATTCTTATGAGCACTATATTGCAGTGGGAATTGGTGCTGGAATGTTACTGAGTGGGATCATCGCTCTAATCTATTGCTATGTAAGAAAGAG GGAAAGGCATTCTGTATGGAGGAAGACAACGATGTGTCTCTCAACACTCTGA